A DNA window from Drosophila pseudoobscura strain MV-25-SWS-2005 chromosome 2, UCI_Dpse_MV25, whole genome shotgun sequence contains the following coding sequences:
- the cher gene encoding filamin-A isoform X2: MYNGEIERRENAGARETPSAIASKAFSTRNSNDADDGPVPVPISVHANYTNGGQTAATQATIFLSHSNNSHHLNNRKNPPNFQTNACVNGSGNGNNHTEQNASQFVPNFSNLNFYAQQPTSAQNNNNNNYDVCHQQPNDYYQQQQQQQQPADQYEENFDEDMEAERDLAEDAQWKKIQQNTFTRWANEHLKTIDRSINNLETDLSDGLRLIALLEVLSQKRLPKYNKRPTFRSQKLENVSVALKFLQDEGIKIVNIDSSDIVDCKLKLILGLIWTLILHYSISMPMWDGEDEKQLNGSGPTPKQRLLNWIHAKIPDLPINNFTNDWTTGKAVGALVDACAPGLCPDWEMWDSKDAVQNASEAMGLADDWLNVRQLIKPEELVNPNVDEQSMMTYLSQYPNSKLKTGAPLRPKTNPNRVRAYGPGIEPIGPVVGAPANFTVETFSAGKGVVDVDIEGPNGEIEKADVRFNNDKNLTYTVSYIPKAEGPHKVTVQFSGRDIPKSPFPVKVEGHAGDASKVKVTGPGIQPTGVTIKKPTFFDILAKDAGRGVPEVIIIDPANHKTSVAAKVRQLENDTWRCEYVTALQGLHSINVFYAGTAIPNSPFPVKVAPLSDARKVRASGRGLQATGVRVGDDADFKIHTEGAGEGVPEVRVIGPGGMNQNVMQSKVDGNTYDCHYYPTKEGRYVIMVTFAGQEVPKSPFEVKVGPKKESSIVAYGPGLSSGVIGYPAAFVVETNGETGALGFTVAGPSQAEIECHDNGDGSALVKYHPTAVGEYAVHILCDNEDIPKSPFIAQILPRTDFHPELVKASGPGLEKNGVTISQPTSFDVDTSKAGNAPLDVVVQDVYGTKLPVQLASNPDGSKKATYTPISGVPHTVEVNYGGVSTPNSPHRVYVGVPVDAAKVQAFGPWLQPGVRPNVPTHFNVDAREAGEAELKVKIIHEETKIEVPCRIIDNEDSTYSVEVMPPAKGAYTTTMTYGGQRVPLGQKVVVEQTVDVSKIKVDGLEPTAPLNSLQQFRIITHGLPKADLAVTITSPSGNRVKAHIIPTAEGFLVNFTPTQLGEYLLSICFGGTPITPRPFRLQCLTGSDSNKVQAFGPGLERGIVGQPAEFMIDTRGAGQGGLGVTVEGPCEAAINCRDNGDGTCNVAYLPTESGDYTVNITFNDRHINGSPFQPMIVPVPNLKNTRVSGIGIQPHGVIMNAATDFMVDMSKVSSNIDSGKLSCAIFDPMGHVLPSKIVQGPTDDIFRIMYTPFEAGRHTIELMYDNIPVPGSPFVVNVKSGCDPARCKAYGPGLEKGLTNQKNKFTVETKGAGNGGLSLAIEGPSEAKMTCTDNRDGSCDVDYLATDPGEYDITIRFADKHIPGSPFRVLVEETVDPSKVKVYGPGIEHGQVRESVPTFFNVDVGEAGPGRIAVKLTNSEGIPVDNLRVEDKGNCIYAVHYVPPKAGSVLTCQVKFSEVEVPCSPFVMTVFPKSEATKVKVKGVNEKKKTPASLPAEFEIDTKQAGQADINVAIKNPKGKPMQPRLEEVATGTYVVSFVPDECGTYQCSIKYGDKEIEGSPFKLEAFPTGEAKKCKLVEQAPKIQPSGSQSHLKVDAREAGNGAVTCKITNKEGSEIVGIDVVEKDGFFDILYALNDPGDYDINVKFGGKDIPNGSFSIKAVESIEEYSHSEYIEEHTTKVVQKTTQSELVNGKSETSYRSVAFEKLPLPTTGGNVTAEVKMPSGKVDKPVIQDNRDGTVSVKYDPREEGSHELVVKYNGEPVQGSPFKFHVDSITSGYVTAYGPGLTHGITGEPANFTISTKGASAGGLTMAVEGPSKAVINYHDNKDGTVSVQYLPTAPGEYQVSVRFGDRHIKGSPYFAKITGEGRKRNQISVGSCSEVTMPGDITDDDLRALNASIQAPSGLEEPCFLKRMPTGNIGISFTPRETGEHLVSVKRLGKHISNSPFKVTVCEREVGDAKKVKVSGAGLKEGQTHADNIFSVDTRNAGFGGLSVSIEGPSKAEIQCTDKDDGTLNISYKPTEPGYYIVNLKFADHHVEGSPFTVKVAGEGSNRKREKIQRERDAVPITEIGSQCKLTFKMPGITSFDLAACVTSPSNVTEDAEIQEIEDGLYSVHFVPKELGVHTVSVRYSEMHIPGSPFQFTVGPLRDSGSHLVKAGGSGLERGVVGEAAEFNVWTREAGGGSLAISVEGPSKADIEFKDRKDGSCDVSYKVTEPGEYRVGLKFNDRHIPDSPFKVYVSPDAGDAHKLEVQQFPQGNIQADAPYQFMVRKNGAKGDLDARIVAPSGTDDDCFIQAIDSEMTSVRFYPRENGIHAIHVKFNGVHIPDSPFRIKVGKNVADPAAVHATGNGLEEVKTGHKADFIINTCNAGVGTLHVSIDGPSKVAMDCTEVEEGYKVRYTPLLPGEHYITVKYNNVHIVGSPFKVDAVGDKLADEGAQETSTVILETVQKVAKGGKNTGVHLPNFKSDASKVVPKGMGLNRAYIGKQNQFSICATDAGNNILYVGMYGPKGPCEEFHVKHAGHNNYNVQYLVRDRGQYVLLIKWGEEHIPGSPFQIDV, from the exons ACTCCTCGGACATTGTGGACTGCAAGCTGAAACTGATACTGGGCCTGATATGGACGCTCATTCTCCACTACTCGATATCGATGCCCATGTGGGATGGCGAGGATGAGAAGCAGCTGAACGGCTCCGGACCGACGCCCAAGCAGCG CCTACTGAACTGGATACATGCCAAGATACCCGATTTGCCCATCAATAACTTCACCAATGACTGGACCACTGGCAAAGCGGTGGGCGCTTTGGTTGATGCCTGTGCCCCGGGTCTGTGCCCCGACTGGGAGATGTGGGACTCGAAGGATGCTGTCCAGAATGCATCGGAGGCCATGGGTCTGGCCGACGATTGGTTGAATGTCCGTCAGCTGATCAAGCCCGAGGAGCTGGTCAATCCCAATGTCGACGAGCAGTCCATGATGACGTACTTGTCGCAGTATCCCAACTCCAAGCTGAAGACGGGAGCACCACTGAGGCCCAAGACGAACCCCAACAG AGTGCGTGCCTATGGTCCTGGAATTGAGCCAATTGGTCCTGTGGTTGGTGCCCCAGCCAATTTCACAGTGGAAACCTTCTCCGCTGGCAAGG GTGTTGTCGATGTGGACATCGAGGGACCTAACGGAGAGATCGAAAAGGCCGATGTGCGCTTCAACAATGACAAGAATCTCACATACACGGTCTCGTACATACCCAAGGCCGAGGGACCGCACAAGGTGACCGTTCAGTTCTCTGGCCGCGACATACCCAAGTCTCCGTTCCCCGTGAAGGTGGAGGGACATGCCGGCGATGCCTCAAAGGTGAAGGTAACCGGACCCGGCATCCAGCCCACGGGAGTGACCATTAAGAAGCCCACATTCTTCGACATCCTCGCCAAGGACGCGGGTCGCGGAGTGCCCGAGGTGATCATCATCGATCCGGCCAACCACAAGACCTCGGTGGCAGCCAAGGTGCGCCAGTTGGAGAACGATACTTGGCGCTGCGAATACGTGACTGCCCTGCAGGGCCTGCACTCCATTAATGTGTTCTATGCGGGCACTGCTATCCCGAACAGTCCGTTCCCCGTGAAGGTGGCGCCGCTGTCGGATGCCCGCAAGGTGCGCGCCTCCGGACGCGGCCTCCAGGCCACGGGCGTGCGTGTTGGGGACGATGCCGACTTCAAGATCCACACCGAGGGTGCCGGCGAGGGTGTGCCCGAGGTGCGCGTCATTGGGCCCGGTGGCATGAACCAGAACGTCATGCAATCAAAGGTCGATGGCAACACCTACGACTGCCACTACTACCCCACCAAGGAGGGGCGGTACGTGATCATGGTGACCTTTGCCGGGCAGGAAGTGCCCAAGTCCCCGTTCGAGGTAAAGGTCGGGCCCAAGAAGGAGTCCTCTATTGTGGCCTATGGGCCGGGACTGAGCAGTGGCGTCATTGGCTATCCGGCCGCCTTTGTGGTGGAGACCAATGGCGAGACGGGCGCCCTCGGATTCACTGTGGCCGGCCCCTCGCAGGCGGAGATCGAGTGCCACGACAATGGCGATGGCTCCGCACTCGTCAAGTATCACCCGACTGCCGTGGGCGAGTATGCCGTCCACATCCTGTGCGACAACGAGGACATACCCAAGTCGCCGTTCATTGCCCAGATCCTGCCACGCACCGACTTCCATCCGGAGCTGGTGAAGGCCTCGGGGCCGGGCCTCGAGAAGAATGGCGTGACCATCAGCCAGCCGACCAGCTTCGATGTGGACACTAGCAAGGCGGGTAATGCTCCCTTGGACGTTGTCGTGCAGGATGTCTACGGCACAAAGTTGCCCGTGCAGTTGGCCAGCAATCCCGATGGCAGCAAGAAGGCCACCTACACGCCCATCTCTGGGGTGCCACACACGGTGGAAG TCAACTATGGAGGCGTTTCCACGCCCAACTCCCCGCATCGTGTGTACGTGGGCGTCCCTGTAGATGCTGCCAAGGTGCAGGCATTTGGTCCCTGGCTGCAGCCAGGAGTGCGCCCCAACGTTCCCACCCACTTCAATGTGGATGCCCGGGAGGCGGGCGAGGCCGAGCTGAAGGTGAAGATCATCCACGAGGAGACCAAGATCGAGGTGCCCTGCAGGATCATCGATAACGAGGACAGCACCTACTCGGTGGAGGTTATGCCGCCAGCCAAGGGAGCCTACACCACGACCATGACATACGGGGGCCAGCGCGTGCCCCTCGGCCAGAAGGTGGTCGTGGAACAGACAGTGGATGTGTCCAAGATCAAGGTGGACGGACTCGAGCCCA CCGCGCCCCTGAACAGTTTGCAGCAGTTCCGCATCATCACCCACGGGCTGCCCAAGGCGGATCTGGCGGTGACCATCACCAGCCCCTCGGGGAATCGGGTCAAGGCCCACATAATACCCACAGCCGAGGGATTTCTGGTAAACTTTACACCCACCCAGCTGGGGGAGTATCTGTTGAGCATTTGCTTTGGCGGCACACCCATTACGCCGCGTCCATTCCGGCTGCAGTGCCTCACGGGCAGCGATTCCAACAAAGTGCAGGCCTTTGGCCCGGGTCTAGAGCGCGGCATTGTGGGTCAGCCGGCGGAGTTCATGATCGATACGCGCGGTGCCGGCCAAGGAGGTCTGGGCGTGACCGTTGAGGGGCCCTGCGAGGCGGCCATAAACTGCCGTGACAATGGAGACGGCACCTGCAATGTGGCCTACCTGCCCACCGAATCCGGGGACTATACCGTCAACATAACGTTCAATGATCGGCACATCAATGGATCGCCATTCCAGCCGATGATTGTGCCCGTGCCGAATCTGAAGAATACACGCGTGagcggcatcggcatccaGCCGCATG GTGTCATCATGAATGCCGCCACAGACTTTATGGTGGACATGAGCAAGGTGAGCAGCAACATTGACTCTGGAAAGCTATCCTGCGCCATTTTCGATCCCATGGGCCATGTGCTGCCCAGCAAGATCGTCCAGGGACCCACCGACGACATCTTCCGCATCATGTACACGCCCTTCGAGGCTGGTCGCCACACCATTGAGCTGATGTACGACAACATACCAGTGCCGGGCTCCCCCTTCGTGGTGAATGTGAAGAGCGGCTGTGATCCGGCGCGCTGCAAGGCCTACGGCCCTGGTTTGGAGAAGGGTCTGACCAACCAGAAGAACAAGTTCACCGTGGAGACCAAGGGCGCCGGCAACGGTGGCCTGTCGCTGGCCATTGAGGGGCCCTCCGAGGCGAAGATGACCTGCACGGACAATCGCGACGGCAGCTGCGATGTGGACTATTTGGCCACCGATCCGGGGGAGTACGACATCACCATTCGATTTGCGGACAAGCACATACCCGGCTCGCCGTTCCGCGTGCTCGTCGAGGAGACCGTCGATCCCAGCAAGGTGAAGGTGTACGGGCCGGGCATCGAGCACGGCCAGGTGCGCGAGAGTGTGCCGACCTTCTTCAATGTGGATGTGGGCGAGGCTGGTCCTGGCCGCATCGCCGTCAAGCTGACCAACTCCGAGGGCATACCCGTTGACAATCTGCGCGTCGAGGACAAGGGCAATTGCATTTACGCGGTCCACTATGTCCCGCCAAAGGCGGGCTCTGTGCTCACGTGCCAGGTGAAGTTCTCCGAGGTGGAGGTGCCATGCAG TCCATTTGTGATGACAGTCTTCCCCAAGTCGGAGGCCACCAAGGTCAAGGTGAAGGGTGTCAATGAGAAGAAGAAGACACCCGCCTCGCTGCCCGCCGAATTCGAGATCGACACAAAGCAGGCCGGCCAGGCGGACATCAATGTGGCCATCAAGAATCCCAAGGGCAAGCCCATGCAGCCACGCCTGGAGGAGGTGGCCACTGGCACCTATGTGGTGTCGTTTGTGCCCGACGAATGCGGCACCTATCAGTGCAGCATCAAGTACGGCGACAAGGAGATCGAGGGCTCGCCCTTCAAACTCGAAGCATTCCCCACTGGCGAGGCCAAGAAGTGCAAGCTGGTGGAGCAGGCGCCCAAGATACAGCCCTCGGGCAGTCAATCGCACCTGAAGGTGGATGCACGGGAGGCCGGCAATGGAGCCGTCACCTGCAAGATCACCAACAAGGAGGGCAG CGAAATCGTGGGCATTGATGTGGTCGAGAAGGACGGCTTCTTCGATATACTGTACGCCCTGAACGATCCCGGGGACTACGACATCAATGTGAAGTTCGGCGGCAAAGACATACCCAACGGCAGCTTCTCCATCAAG GCTGTCGAAAGCATCGAGGAATATTCGCACAGCGAATACATCGAGGAGCACACAACCAAAGTGGTTCAGAAAACAACTCAA AGCGAACTTGTCAACGGAAAATCCGAGACGTCCTACCGAAGTGTTGCCTTTGAGAAATTGCCACTACCCACAACAGGCGGCAACGTCACAG CTGAAGTCAAAATGCCAAGCGGTAAGGTAGACAAACCCGTTATCCAGGACAACCGTGATGGAACCGTCTCGGTGAAGTACGATCCCCGCGAAGAGGGCTCCCACGAGCTGGTCGTCAAATACAATGGAGAACCCGTCCAAG GTTCGCCCTTCAAATTCCACGTCGATTCGATCACCTCTGGCTATGTGACGGCCTACGGACCGGGCCTGACCCACGGCATCACTGGCGAACCCGCCAACTTCACCATCTCGACCAAGGGAGCCAGCGCCGGAGGCCTGACCATGGCCGTCGAGGGACCCAGCAAGGCAGTT ATCAACTACCATGACAACAAAGACGGCACTGTATCGGTGCAATACCTGCCCACAGCGCCGGGCGAGTACCAGGTGTCGGTTCGCTTCGGCGACAGGCATATCAAGGGATCCCCGTACTTTGCCAAGATCACCGGCGAGGGTCGCAAGCGCAACCAGATCTCGGTTGGCTCTTGCTCGGAGGTGACCATGCCCGGCGACATCACCGACGATGATCTGCGCGCCCTGAACGCCTCCATACAGGCGCCCAGTGGCCTGGAGGAGCCGTGCTTCCTCAAGCGCATGCCCACCGGCAACATTGGCATTTCGTTCACGCCCCGCGAGACGGGCGAGCATCTGGTCTCGGTGAAGCGCCTGGGCAAGCACATCAGCAACTCGCCCTTCAAGGTCACTGTCTGTGAGCGCGAGGTGGGAGACGCCAAGAAGGTCAAGGTGAGCGGAGCCGGGCTCAAGGAGGGCCAAACGCACGCGGACAACATCTTCTCGGTGGACACCCGCAACGCCGGCTTCGGCGGTCTCTCCGTCTCGATCGAGGGTCCCAGCAAGGCCGAGATCCAGTGCACGGACAAGGACGATGGCACCCTAAACATCTCGTACAAGCCCACCGAGCCAGGCTACTATATTGTCAATCTGAAGTTCGCCGATCATCACGTGGAAGGATCACCCTTCACCGTCAAGGTGGCCGGTGAGGGCAGCAACAGGAAGCGGGAGAAGATTCAGCGGGAGCGCGACGCCGTGCCCATCACGGAGATCGGCAGCCAGTGCAAGCTGACGTTCAAGATGCCCGGCATCACCTCGTTCGATCTGGCCGCCTGCGTCACCTCGCCCAGCAACGTCACCGAGGATGCCGAGATCCAGGAGATCGAGGACGGCCTCTACTCGGTGCACTTTGTGCCCAAGGAGTTGGGCGTGCACACCGTCTCGGTGCGCTACTCCGAGATGCACATACCCGGCTCCCCCTTCCAGTTCACTGTCGGTCCCCTGCGCGACTCCGGCAGCCATTTGGTGAAGGCCGGAGGCTCCGGCCTGGAGCGCGGCGTCGTCGGGGAGGCAGCCGAGTTCAATGTGTGGACCCGCGAGGCGGGCGGTGGCTCTCTGGCCATCTCCGTGGAGGGTCCCAGCAAGGCAGACATCGAGTTCAAGGATCGCAAGGACGGCAGCTGCGATGTCTCGTACAAGGTCACCGAGCCGGGAGAGTACCGCGTTGGGCTTAAGTTCAACGATCGCCACATACCCGACTCGCCCTTCAAGGTGTACGTCTCTCCGGATGCGGGGGATGCCCACAAGCTCGAGGTGCAGCAGTTCCCGCAGGGTAACATCCAGGCGGATGCCCCCTACCAGTTTATGGTACGCAAGAACGGAGCCAAGGGCGATCTGGATGCCAGAATTGTGGCGCCATCCGGCACCGACGACGATTGCTTCATCCAGGCGATCGACAGCGAGATGACCTCGGTGCGCTTCTATCCACGCGAGAACGGTATCCATGCCATCCACGTCAAGTTCAACGGCGTCCACATACCCGACTCCCCCTTCAGAATCAAGGTCGGCAAGAATGTGGCTGACCCAGCCGCTGTCCATGCCACCGGCAACGGCCTGGAAGAGGTCAAGACTGGACACAAGGCCGATTTCATTATCAACACCTGCAACGCCGGCGTTGGCACGCTCCACGTCTCCATCGATGGCCCATCCAAGGTGGCCATGGACTGCACAGAGGTCGAGGAGGGCTACAAGGTCCGCTACACTCCCCTGCTGCCCGGCGAGCACTACATCACGGTCAAATACAACAACGTGCATATTGTTGGATCGCCATTCAAGGTGGATGCCGTTGGCGATAAGCTGGCCGACGAGGGTGCCCAGGAGACGTCGACCGTCATCCTCGAGACTGTGCAGAAGGTGGCCAAGGGTGGCAAGAACACCGGCGTCCATCTGCCCAACTTCAAGTCCGATGCCAGCAAGGTGGTGCCCAAGGGCATGGGCCTGAACAGGGCCTACATTGGCAAGCAGAATCAGTTCAGCATCTGTGCCACCGATGCGG GCAACAACATCTTGTACGTCGGCATGTACGGACCGAAGGGACCCTGCGAGGAGTTCCACGTCAAGCATGCTGGCCACAACAACTACAATGTGCAGTATCTGGTGCGCGATCGCGGACAGTATGTGCTGCTGATCAAATGGGGCGAGGAGCATATACCCGGCTCCCCATTCCAGATCGATGTCTAG